The Montipora foliosa isolate CH-2021 chromosome 1, ASM3666993v2, whole genome shotgun sequence genome has a window encoding:
- the LOC137994800 gene encoding uncharacterized protein isoform X1, whose product MFTDAYLQVVKISTSQVLNRNMEGDKEGGEKQIYDTIDDSDEETSKSSSLTTPVRGKTAESFVARKNKTETSLDKRSILQKVRAKFQRKSTVDSGSDFFVQSSGQSNTSARRRVLRDMKNKAMTFDETFLSGSNTKSSVVSRSRSKTLKFGTSSPHKHEGSKNENMLMLEHNYEHIDNSCGSPQLSNLSKKQKASCTGLSQDSTLCTKDDSDIPAVPDRPWPQPSNQNQRRRANSLDQAFLNKNRIRIENLGNALPQDAYEDRKCNPASKQRSIQGNPSSLSTNLENLSHCGWYWGPLRRAEAIRKLEGKPDGSFLVRDSFHESHLYSVTFRTKGRTLHTRITYDGGRFAFAGSSGIFPSSNSVVSLVDRAMKISLKGPWYASPSAFRWPSYPIQFSFPVSRYEDFPSLKHLCRFVIRQSFSFDKLHELPLPPKLRRYLNVNNAYLPEAEVEFV is encoded by the exons atgtttacggatgcgtatttgcaagtggtaaaaatcTCTACatcacag GTATTGAATCGAAACATGGAAGGAGACAAGGAGGGAGGCGAGAAACAAATTTACGATACGATTGACGACTCTGATGAGGAAACTTCGAAGAGCTCGAGTTTGACAACACCTGTTCGCGGGAAAACAGCAGAAAGTTTCGTGGCGCGGAAGAACAAAACGGAAACATCACTTGATAAAAGAAGCATTCTACAAAAAGTCCGGGCAAAGTTTCAACGAAAGTCCACCGTAGATAGTGGTTCGGACTTCTTCGTGCAAAGTTCGGGCCAGTCTAATACAAGTGCTAGACGGCGTGTGTTGAGAGACATGAAAAATAAGGCAATGACTTTTGATGAAACGTTTCTTTCTGGGAGCAACACAAAGTCTTCAGTGGTGTCGAGGTCACGTTCGAAAACTCTAAAATTTGGCACAAGTAGTCCACACAAACATGAGGGGagcaaaaatgaaaatatgctAATGTTGGAGCATAATTACGAACACATTGACAACAGCTGCGGCTCGCCCCAATTGTCAAACTTGTCTAAAAAGCAGAAAGCCTCCTGTACCGGTCTGTCGCAAGACAGCACGCTATGCACCAAAGATGATAGTGATATACCCGCTGTACCTGACCGTCCTTGGCCTCAACCTTCCAATCAAAATCAAAGACGACGTGCAAATTCCCTGGATCAAgcatttctgaacaaaaatAGAATAAGAATCGAAAATTTGGGCAATGCTCTTCCTCAAGATGCATATGAAGACAGGAAATGCAACCCAGCTTCAAAACAGCGTAGTATTCAAGGCAACCCGTCATCACTGTCCACTAACCTAGAGAACCTATCACATTGTGGCTGGTATTGGGGTCCTCTGAGACGTGCCGAGGCAATCAGAAAACTAGAAGGGAAGCCTGATGGTTCATTTCTTGTGCGCGACAGCTTCCATGAATCACATTTGTACAGTGTGACCTTCAGGACGAAAGGAAGAACATTGCATACCAGGATAACATATGACGGAGGACGTTTTGCCTTTGCAGGCAGCTCTGGCATTTTCCCATCGTCAAATTCTGTGGTGTCACTTGTGGACAGAGCAATGAAAATCTCCCTAAAGGGACCATGGTATGCATCACCATCAGCCTTCCGCTGGCCTTCATATCCAATTCAGTTCTCGTTTCCAGTTTCAAGGTATGAAGACTTTCCATCTCTCAAGCATCTTTGCCGGTTTGTCATTAGGCAGAGTTTCAGTTTTGACAAGCTGCATGAACTGCCACTACCACCGAAACTCAGGAGGTATTTAAATGTCAACAATGCTTACCTCCCAGAAGCAGAAGTAGAGTTTGTGTAG
- the LOC137994800 gene encoding uncharacterized protein isoform X2, whose product MEGDKEGGEKQIYDTIDDSDEETSKSSSLTTPVRGKTAESFVARKNKTETSLDKRSILQKVRAKFQRKSTVDSGSDFFVQSSGQSNTSARRRVLRDMKNKAMTFDETFLSGSNTKSSVVSRSRSKTLKFGTSSPHKHEGSKNENMLMLEHNYEHIDNSCGSPQLSNLSKKQKASCTGLSQDSTLCTKDDSDIPAVPDRPWPQPSNQNQRRRANSLDQAFLNKNRIRIENLGNALPQDAYEDRKCNPASKQRSIQGNPSSLSTNLENLSHCGWYWGPLRRAEAIRKLEGKPDGSFLVRDSFHESHLYSVTFRTKGRTLHTRITYDGGRFAFAGSSGIFPSSNSVVSLVDRAMKISLKGPWYASPSAFRWPSYPIQFSFPVSRYEDFPSLKHLCRFVIRQSFSFDKLHELPLPPKLRRYLNVNNAYLPEAEVEFV is encoded by the coding sequence ATGGAAGGAGACAAGGAGGGAGGCGAGAAACAAATTTACGATACGATTGACGACTCTGATGAGGAAACTTCGAAGAGCTCGAGTTTGACAACACCTGTTCGCGGGAAAACAGCAGAAAGTTTCGTGGCGCGGAAGAACAAAACGGAAACATCACTTGATAAAAGAAGCATTCTACAAAAAGTCCGGGCAAAGTTTCAACGAAAGTCCACCGTAGATAGTGGTTCGGACTTCTTCGTGCAAAGTTCGGGCCAGTCTAATACAAGTGCTAGACGGCGTGTGTTGAGAGACATGAAAAATAAGGCAATGACTTTTGATGAAACGTTTCTTTCTGGGAGCAACACAAAGTCTTCAGTGGTGTCGAGGTCACGTTCGAAAACTCTAAAATTTGGCACAAGTAGTCCACACAAACATGAGGGGagcaaaaatgaaaatatgctAATGTTGGAGCATAATTACGAACACATTGACAACAGCTGCGGCTCGCCCCAATTGTCAAACTTGTCTAAAAAGCAGAAAGCCTCCTGTACCGGTCTGTCGCAAGACAGCACGCTATGCACCAAAGATGATAGTGATATACCCGCTGTACCTGACCGTCCTTGGCCTCAACCTTCCAATCAAAATCAAAGACGACGTGCAAATTCCCTGGATCAAgcatttctgaacaaaaatAGAATAAGAATCGAAAATTTGGGCAATGCTCTTCCTCAAGATGCATATGAAGACAGGAAATGCAACCCAGCTTCAAAACAGCGTAGTATTCAAGGCAACCCGTCATCACTGTCCACTAACCTAGAGAACCTATCACATTGTGGCTGGTATTGGGGTCCTCTGAGACGTGCCGAGGCAATCAGAAAACTAGAAGGGAAGCCTGATGGTTCATTTCTTGTGCGCGACAGCTTCCATGAATCACATTTGTACAGTGTGACCTTCAGGACGAAAGGAAGAACATTGCATACCAGGATAACATATGACGGAGGACGTTTTGCCTTTGCAGGCAGCTCTGGCATTTTCCCATCGTCAAATTCTGTGGTGTCACTTGTGGACAGAGCAATGAAAATCTCCCTAAAGGGACCATGGTATGCATCACCATCAGCCTTCCGCTGGCCTTCATATCCAATTCAGTTCTCGTTTCCAGTTTCAAGGTATGAAGACTTTCCATCTCTCAAGCATCTTTGCCGGTTTGTCATTAGGCAGAGTTTCAGTTTTGACAAGCTGCATGAACTGCCACTACCACCGAAACTCAGGAGGTATTTAAATGTCAACAATGCTTACCTCCCAGAAGCAGAAGTAGAGTTTGTGTAG
- the LOC137994813 gene encoding ubiquinone biosynthesis protein COQ9-B, mitochondrial-like, translating into MAGLCIRSLLQRQLGFVRQGIFGVPNRWIQKSSPKFDVERKTNQSTDDHAADKSSSETETSSSERDEQTKYFGDETVYFEKDEEEEDDHVRQNILNAALEHVPELGWSSEAIEKGAQAIGLSAMAEGMFPRGAGDLVLHFIEDCNVRLADHLASESRAVKDSEKDPPVSSARKSSRVIIRDAVEVRLRMLIPYIGQWPQAMGLMLLPYNAPDSAKNIAYMVDEIWYHAGDTSTDINWYTKRGVLAGLYGATELYMISDSSPDFEGTWSFLDRRMSDIGMVISAKESIEKAGSDAAELLSAAFTTVRNMSGLNNRNR; encoded by the exons atggcgggtTTGTGCATTCGGTCATTATTGCAAAGGCAGCTTGGATTTGTTCGGCAAGGTATCTTTG GTGTCCCTAACAGATGGATACAAAAGTCATCTCCGAAGTTTGATGTTGAGAGGAAAACAAATCAAAG TACTGATGATCATGCTGCTGATAAATCCTCCTCTGAGACTGAAACCTCTAGCTCTGAAAGGGATGAACAAACTAAGTATTTTGGGGATGAAACTGTATATTTTGagaaagatgaagaagaagaggatGATCATGTGAGGCAAAATATACTCAATGCTGCTCTGGAACATGTCCCCGAATTAGGATGGAGCTCCGAAGCTATAGAGAAAGGGGCACAAGCTATCGGTCTCTCTGCAATGGCTGAAGGGATGTTCCCTCGTGGAGCTGGGGACCTAGTTCTTCATTTCATCGAGGACTGCAATGTAAGATTGGCTGATCACCTTGCTTCAGAATCTAGAGCAGTGAAAGATTCAGAGAAGGACCCACCTGTGAGTTCAGC CCGTAAAAGCTCTCGTGTAATAATACGTGATGCTGTGGAGGTTCGACTCAGAATGCTCATCCCGTACATTGGCCAGTGGCCTCAG GCCATGGGTTTAATGTTACTGCCTTATAATGCACCTGATTCAGCAAAGAATATTGCTTACATGGTGGATGAAATATGGTATCACGCTGGTGACACTTCGACAGAT ATTAACTGGTACACAAAGAGAGGTGTGTTGGCTGGACTTTATGGTGCGACAG AGTTGTACATGATCAGTGACAGCTCTCCTGATTTTGAAGGAACATGGAGTTTTCTGGATAGGCGAATGTCTGACATTGGCATGGTAATCAGTGCAAAGGAAAGT ATTGAGAAGGCTGGATCAGATGCCGCCGAGTTGCTTTCAGCAGCTTTCACTACT GTGCGTAATATGAGTGGATTGAACAACAGAAACAGATAG